In the Fibrobacter succinogenes genome, ATATTTTGCACTGTCGCGATAGCACCAGCTTTTACCCTTCAAGCTCGGAGTCTTGACGCTATCATCATAGTTCAAATTCTCTGCCATCCAGACCTTCGAATAATCCCTTTCCTTCACTTCGATTTTTACCACTCTGTACACACGCTTGTCGCGCGGATCCACCATTGAATCGTACTTGATATTCGGATTAAAGCGAGCAGCCAAAGGCACATCCCAGCTCCATTCCTTCGTCACAACATAGCCCTTCACGCAGCGGACGGACATTCCATCATCCCTGTAGTAGTCAACTTCATCCGCTTCGTCGTTTTGGTATTTCAAGAATATGTAGTACGAGCGATTTTTTCCGTACTCTGTAGAACTCCAGAAATACGCACCACCATCACCACCATAGAAACTTTCATTGGTACTCCTGCCACCAGCAGGCAACGCAGTAAACGAGTAATCATCCGTGCCGTTGCCGTCTTTTATCCAGCCGCTGGCTGACTTGAGTTTCTTGCCCGCTGTAGATTGTCCGCCGACCGTAGTGAACAATGTTTCAAATTCATCTATTGTCGGCAAGTGCCAGCCTTCAGGGCATGCTTTATTCGCAGCAGCCCATGAGTAAAGGCGACCGTACTTTGTACAATATTCAGCGGAATCATTATAGCAGTAACTAGAGTCTGTTTCAAAGTTCAGGTTTTCCGCCATCCACACCTGATTACCGATCTTGACCGTCTTGTATGTCTGACCGTCGCGGGCATCCGTCATTACATTCGAGTCATTAGTTGACGAATCGCCCACAAACTTTTCTACGACCTTTTCAAAATCGGGAATTTCGTTTGCGAATCCCCAATTTTCCATATTCTTGCGAATTGAATCCATCACATCCGTCGCCACAGCATCTGCAATCCAGTCGGCAATCGCTGTTTTCGTATCGGAGTCGTCCCACTCGCCACTTTTAGCAAAGGAATCGCTGAACTTATCCAGACGTTCCGCAAGCGTTTTCACATCGACATCGCCTTGCATCAACACACTTATAGCAAGGAGCGTCGCATCTGCATCGCTTGTTCCAAAAATATCCAAGCTTTCAAACTCCGTCGATTCGCCCGCCATGCCAAACGCAGCAAGTACATCGTTTTCAGCCAATTCCTTCGCCTTGTCGAAAGCCTCGCCCTTTTCTGCGACATAGTACATCACGCGCTCGTATTCCAGGTTCGTAAGCAAGTTGACATTCACATACGTACGGTCCTTGAGATTCGTCAACGCACGGAGCGTCAATTTATCCGAGACCTTCTTCCCTGTCATTTCACTACGGTATTCACCAGTGACTTCAACAACAGCACAAGTCGTCGACAAGTTCACATTATTAACAACAAATTCACCCATATTGTTTTTGACAGAACCCTCAAAAATTTCATCCGTGAATTCCATCGTCTTGCAGTCAATTCCCCGTACCGTCACTTCAGAACCCTTAGCAAACGGACCCTTCTGCGCCACGCCAGCCACATTCAGGTCAGCAATGATGCCTGCATCATCCGAAGAACCGCCCGCGACTTTGTCATCGGAGCATGCCGAAAACATCGACACAATGGCAAACACCAACGCGAAAGTAAAAACATCCCTAAACATTCTAGGCTCTTTTCTTTTCATTTCCCTCTTCCTTATTTTTTAAAGTCTTGTTTGCAACTTCCAGATTTTCGCTTATCGGAAACAGTTGCAAGTTCAAACGGTACACACGCTGCGTTTCGTTACTTTCCGTAGCAATCGCAATAATGCGGCGGCGAAATTCCAAAAGTTCCTTCTTGATTCGTTCGTAAGAATCTTGCGTCAGTCCAACTACAACTCCCGACATAGAGCGTTCCGCAAGCGGCAAGTCCAATGCCTTCACGGCAAGCTCGCCCATTTGGCGCTGCAAATCTTTTGCAGCAATCGGCACCGCATCCACGGAGCCCATCGATATGGACTTATCCGTCTGCACATAATTTCCATTACGGTCTTTTTTCAGGAGGTTCGCATCTTCCAAAAAATCAAGCGTCTCAACGGCTTCCGCTGTAGAAATTTTCGGCTTGCACGCACGCGCCATTTCGGCAGGTCTTGCACCAGGCATATGCGGAGCGAGTTCACGGAGCAACGGATTTTTCCAGGACTTGTAGTAGTCAAATTCTTCGCCACCGAGCACACGAACCTTATGAGCCCTCGCCAACGCACAGCGTTTTTCGAACGCTACCATTTTCGCCTCGTCCCCTTTGGCATGGGCGTACGTTACCATCAAAACAAAATATGTCTTTTCAAATCCGGCAAGTCCCATGGCGTTCGCAACTGAACTTGCGGCACTGATGCTCAGATTCTTTTTTCCTTCAGCAACATACTTCAGAAAAATTGCCGATGCAAAACCGGCATTCTGAGCAAACTCACGCCAAGTAAAAGCGGATTCGCGTTTGCGTTCATCATAGTAATCCTGAATGAACTTGCGATAATCTGTATATTCAACAATCGCCTTCATGATTACAAATATAGCTTTTCAATATTATTAGAATACAAAAATTGCCGTTTTCAGCATAATTTTTACGTTTTTAGCCATTTTTAAACTAATTTCACAAAATTCTAGAACACAAGATGTGTCCCTGGGACACAAAAAAAGACCCGCAACCAAGTGCGGGCCTATGATATCGTCAATCAAATAAAACTTTTAAAATCTATTCTGCTATCATCATTTGAGCAGCACAGTTTTTTCGACAGCCTTGCCGCCAACCTGCAAAAATCCGATGTAACGCCCGCGAGCAATTTCCGCAGCATCGAGCGTTTCGAAGTAGCCACCCGCAGCACGACGGCCAAGGTCGAACGCCCGCACAACACGTCCCTGCATATCGACGAGCGAGAACTTTACATTACCCGATTTCGGCAATTCGTAGCGAAGCGACACAAGATTTCCATTGAAAGCAACATTAAAACGACCGCGAGATTTCTGTGCAATCAATTTTACGGAGCCATTCAAAGTAAGCTTTGTCTGCGCAGCATCACTCCAAAGAGTATCGCCCGCAAATACAATCCCCACGCGATAATCAATATTGAAGTTCCCTGAAGCGACAGCCCCTGCCTTTTCCAGCGAATCAAGGCGTTTTTCGCTCGTTGAGTCGAACTTGACAACCAAAGTATAAGATGGATCGAAGACAATCGCATTTTTCTGCAAATCAGCACGAACCGCACTAACCTTAAACTTATCTGCATCGTACTTCAAGTCAACTTTACCTGCATAAAACACGTTTGGCAAACCGCGCAACATCGGATAAGTAATTCCTTCCTTAATATCCCAAATTGATTCAAAGTCAAACCCAGTAAAATTATTTTTCGTTCTTATTCCGATAGAATCAAGAGCTTGGCCATAATATTTTTCATCTTCGATATAACAAAATTTTGAAGATGTTTCGAAAAATACGTTTTCAAACGTTTTTGAATCATTCAGGGCGTGATAATTAAATTGACAGGAGTTGCTAGCAATAAAGCTATTCTTGATACCATCCTTCTCATTTTCAGGTCTATTGGTATAAACAAAATATTGCACCCCTATAGCATAGCAATTTTCAATGGATTTATTGTTTTGATTGACAAAAACATCGTTTTCATGTCCAATGATATAAGCTCTATCAATAGTCCCATAGTTTTCGTAAACCAAAGCTTCTGTTGAATCAATCATAGCGAACGATTTTATAATAGTCCCCTTGTTGGTATCCACTAAGCCGCTTCTTCTCCCTCCATGGAAAATAAAGGCTCCCGTAGTATGGCAGTTTTCTATAACGCCGTTATTTTTGTAAACAAGGGCTGCACCACTTATGGAACCTTTAGCAACAGTAGTCGAACTGTTCACGATAGTTCCATTATTCTCGAAAACAAGACCCGCTCTTTCTATAGGGCCTTTTACATGGACCGCATTAACAAGGCCATAATTTTTTTGAGCAAGTATCCCAGATACGCGAGAACTGTCCGTAAGCACAATGCTCAAGCTGTCAACTTTCGCTTCTTCGCCAATCGTTCTGAACAGTCCCACATTACCCATATGCAAATTCTTTATCGAATAGCCATTTCCATGGAACACGCCCGTAAAAGTCGATTCCCCATCACGATCGTACAAAGCTCCAAACAGCTTATAACAATTATCTCGATAAACACCAATAGTCGCAAATCCATGCCACACAGAGCACCGAGAAGACCCATCTGCATAATGTATATAATACTCTTCATTTAGCGATGCAGACGCATCAATGTCATTTGCAAGGCTATAGATTGCAGACATTTTATATTTTCCATAACCAATAACCTTTAAATCATCGTATGTTTTAACAAGGAATGGATCCTTTTCTGTACCAGAGCCTTTCATTTCATATTTTAATTCACGCTCACCATCTCGTACAGGACGGACATCTGTACCAGCCCAAATAAGTCGTGGATAATAATCTGCATCTTTTTTTGTCCATACATTTTCAAAATCCCAGTCCTTATACGAGGAAACATCCAGCATTTCTGCGGTAGTCAAAGCTTTACCAACAGAACTTTGATTATACTGCCAAACTTCCTTATCGTAATAAACAGAAGTAAAAGTGGAGCCCGAACTAGAACCAACTAGATTTCCCGTTTTAGAATTCCCCTGTACATGACTAATAGCATAAAGGTTTTTATATGTAGATGCAGAATCTATTCCAGAAAAACCTCCAACATAAGATTCGCCTGTCACCGTTGCCATAGCAATATCATTCATATATGAAGCTTTTTGAGATTCTCCAGCAACTGCCCCTACATATTTTTCGCCTATAGCATTTCCATCCGCAATAACTAGACTTGCGGAGCCACCCTTTTTGGAACCAAAAAGCATCCCAACATAACTATTTCCTTGAATCGTAGAATTAAAAATCCACACACGTTCAATCGAGGCTCCCTTGTCAACGCCAGCCAAACCGCCCGCATAGTTTTTGCCCTTGATAACCAAAGAATCCAACATCAAGCCCGTTACCTTGGCCGTCGGCGAAAGCGAACGGAAAAGGCCCACAGAATCTTCATCTGGACGATTGATATATAAGCCTGTAATCATTTTATTATCGCCTATAAAGACACCACTAAATTCAGGAATCGGTTCAAAGCCCTTGCATTCCGTTCCATCACTGTTGCAGTCTTCTCTCTCATTTTCCCATACATAAATATTATCTGTAAGTTTGTAATAAAGGTCTGTTTTGTACTCATACTTGCCAATATACTTGAGGTCATTGTAACGAGAAATAAGATACGGACTTTCTTCTGTACCTTCACCAAGCAAGACATTTACAGAACCATCATCAACAAACTTTCCGGGAAGCACCGCATCCGTCCCCTTGAAATAAGGATACGACTTGCCTTCCTGAATTGTCCATACGCCATTAAAATCAAAATTCTCGAACGAGGCCTGATGCAACATCTGCTCACTTGAAAGCACAGTTCCTTCAGTCACATTCCAATTATAGGCATGAACTATCTGCGTCAGGCCGCCATCATAATACAGATTTTCAAATATGCCATCGTGATTGTTGATATGATCCCCTATAACTCCATTTAGATTGTCTTTAGGACCTTTTAAGATACTTGCGGAATAAACGTTGTACACAGTATCACCTATCAGCAATCTAGCATTAGCTCCACCGATAGCGCCACCAACATCTTCATGGCCTTTGACTACACTCACAGCATACCCATCTTTAAGATAAGAGGCAAAACAGCCGATAAGGCCTCCAACATTCCTCGCCCCCTTGACAGAGCCCGTGCTACCCACCTTGAGAATGCTGTCTTTATATGCGGCACCAATAAGACCACCCACCTGATCATCCCCTTTAACATTGCCATCATACGAAACAACATTACTTATAAAAGATTTCTCTATTTGACCGCCAAGTACACCTGCATATTCCCCACCACTAACTTTTGAATTTTTGAAGACAAGATTTTTTATTGATGATTGACTTGCAAATCCGAAAAGCCCTGCATAAAATTGGTTTTGCGTATCGACAGTCAAACCTTCAATAACATGATTATTCCCTTCAAAGGTTCCCGTAAACGGTTTACGTTCTTCTCCTATAGGGGTAAAGTTTGAGGAAGAAGCATCGATATCTTCGACAAGTTCATAATTTGCAAACAACGGATGACTCATGAAATTGCCTATTTTTTTAAGATCATCAAAAGTTGCAATTTCAATATGGTTCGGCACCGCCATATAACTGATCGTTCCCCAAACTGTATCGGACTCATTGGCGTAACCGATTCTATAACTGTAATAAATGGAATCCTTCGCTTCGTTCAAACGAACAAGTTCCAGCCACTTACCAAACAGTTCGTAACCGACATCTTTTTCAGCGGCAACTATAGGTTTCTCTTGCCATTTCGCCGCTTTTGTGGGGACAGCGACAGCAATAATATTTGCGGTAGCCTTTGCATTTTTACCCAAGTTCGCCAAATAAGGATAAGACTCGCCTTCATCAATATTCCAAATGCCTAAAGTATCTCTTGTACCAAGCTCATAGAAATCGCACGTTTCATAAATATCAAATACAGTTCCTTCGTATTCTATTTTAAAATTGCATTTTGACATGTTTTCCCAGCCGACAAAACTGGACAAATGCTTCATGGCAGAATCCGAAAGCCCAATACCGACCTTGCTCGTATCAATTCCAGCCAAATCAACATTCCAATAGCAACTATTTACAGAATCACCCTCGCTAAAACCGCTGACATACAAATACGCAGTATCCCTATCATCGGGCAATTCAATCTTCCCGACAGAATAGCTCCCATAAATCGATCCCCAGTTACCGCCAGCAAAACCACCAATTTCCATATACTTGTTTCTCAACACCTTTACAGAGCCCGTAGCATACGAATATTCAATTTGTCCACCGCGAGAATTTTTACCGACCAAGCCACCAACAGTTTCATACCCCGTAACATTTCCCGTCGCGTAAGCTTCGGATATTTTAGCCTTATTCAATCCAACAAGCCCACCAATACATTCCGAAAAGTATCCCTGATTAAAGGACATGATATCAACAGAGGCATAGCTCAGCTCAACAAAGCCATCTTCATTCAACCCGACAAGGCCACCAATGTTCGACGCAGCCTTTTCAACCTCAGGAACAATAATCCCCATAGCATAGCTTTTAGTAATTGACGGGTAAACACGAGAATTACTTTCACCAACAAGACCACCTACATTCTTAGATTCATTATTAATCCCTACAAATATTTCAACATCGGCAAAACTTTCTTGAACATGACCTTCAAGGGTACCGATTAAACCACCCACATTTCTTCGACCTTGAACAACCCCTTCAAACGATGAGTTGCTAACAAATGATTTATTCGTTTCCAATTGACCAACAAGACCACCGACATAGCGCAAGCCTTCTACATGGCCATCCTTCACATGGACATTTGTAATTTGCCCCTTAGATAAGCCTACAACACCGCCAACATAATCCGAATGAGGAGCGTAATCCGTATCATATCCACCATACACTCTCAAATGTTCGAATTTTAGATTGGATAAAGAACCTTCCAATTGTGCAATAAAACCTACATAGTGAAGGCACGGTAGCCATATACGGAGATTCTTGATAACGTGATCCTGCCCGTCGATGCTCCCGGAAAATGGGATAATAACTGTCGAGTTTTGAACTTGACCAATGGCAATAAAACTATTGCACACATGACCGTTACAGTATTCATGCTCCGATGCCGATGCATCAATATCTTTTGTCACGATGTAATTTGACGAATAAAGATAGGCGTTCTTGCCAATAGATTTCAAATCTTCATAATCTTCAATTTGGAACGGCTTTGCTGTGGAGCCGTCACCTTTCATAATGCCGTTCGCGGCAAATGCCTGAACAGCAAATAAAGCTACTGCAGTTGCAAAAATCAACCTCATATTTTCACCATTCCTTCTCATTTTATCTTATTTAAAATATAAAAACCTTTAATGTTTATTTAGCACTGTTTTTTCGACAACCTTACCGCCAACCTGCAACACGCCGACATAACGCCCGCGAGCAATTTTCGCAGCATCGAGCGTTTCGAAGTAGCCACCCGCAGCACGACGGCCAAGGTCGAACGCCCGCACAACACGCCCCTGCATATCGACGAGCGAGAACTTTACCGCACTTGCAGTTTGAATTTCAAAGCGGAGGGAAACAAGCCCACCATCGAACTTTGCGCCAAAGGAATGCGATTTCGTATTCAACTTGTTTTTTATTTTCGTTGTATACTCTTCATTAATTTCGGCATAATATATAGGTTTCAAATCCCTATTAATGTAGGGATAGGACAAGCCTTCATCAATCATCCAAACTTTAATAAACTTATCGGTTTGGCACATACAGTCTTCTTCTGGCACAAGCACATTACGCCATTCGCATTTTTTATTTACGCAAGGTTCAAATACAACATCTCTAACGGAATCCCAACCTACAAAAGAAGACCATGTTTTCATTTCTTTTGTCGTCAGTCCCTCACCCCAAGCACTGGAATCAACCTTAGAGACTTCAACATCCCAATAAGACGGTATATTACGGCCGGGTCCAAGCCAAAGAGAATCAACGTCTTCATTATATCCAGCAACACCTCCGATATTCTCAATGCCTTCGACAGCATTAGCAGCATAGCAGGCATAAATAACGCTATGATTTCGGCCAACAAGACCACCAACATTTTTTGTTCCCTTCACCTCACCAATAGCATAAGAGACTTCAACATAACCTAGATCGGTATATCCAATAAGGCCGCCAACCTCACTCGTTCCTTCAATAGTTCCTGTAGCATAAGAACCATACACATTTCCGAATTTAGAAGATCCGACAAGCCCTCCTATTTCATAACTAGACTTTTTATTTTCTTTTGTTGTTGAGTCATCTAAAATATTCATTGTTGAATAGCACAACACAATAGCACCAGAACTTAAAAGACCCGCAATTCCGCCCACCTGATTCACTTCTTTCGCAACATCATAAGACAGTGTAATCGTCCCATCAGAATGACTATTCATTATAAAATCATCATAGCTTTTACCGACTATGCCACCCACTTTCTGAGATTTTGCAACAATGTCCGCATCGACATACGCACTGTCATAAAAGACAGAATAAGATTCACCAGCAATGCCGCCAGTCGTTTTAGCACCTTCTACACGTCCGTGAAAAGACACATTTTTTATGAGGATTTTTTCCCATGATATATCTGTTGGCAAAATATCACTTTCAATATAACCTACAATTCCCCCGACATTTCCAACCCCCTGAACGTTTCCATTAAACACATGGATATTATGGATTTCACCTCCATAAGAATTTGCCACAACACCAGCAACATAAAAAGCACTATTCGCAATCACGCTCAAATAATCAAATTTCAGATTGCGAATGGAACCCGACAAAGAACAAATGAATGCGACAGAACTATGATCTGCACTCTTAATGTACAAGTTGTTAATTGAATGGTCCTGCCCATCAATAGTACCATAGAAAATAGTACTATCCACAACATCCTTCACTTTGCCGATAGGTATAAAACCTCGACAAATATCGCCACTGCAATTTCCATTCTTCGAAGCAGAAGCATCAATATCCTTCGTCAAGATGTAATTGGACGAATAAAGATAATCGCCCTTACCTATCGCCTTGAGGTCTTCGTAATCCTCAATCTGGAAAGGATTTTCAGCAGAGCCATCGCCCTTCATGGAACCATTTGCGGCAAACGCAGGAATTACAAACAAAATCAATAAAGTTTGAGCAATATTTTTGAATTTCATATCATACCTCATCCATCTTTAGTCCTTAATACAACGGATGGAGTATCCGTTATCCTTATAACCATCGACAAATGAATTTATCCTATTATTTCCTATATGGATGCTATAAACCTGAGCCGTATTTTCCGATGTTTTTTCAGTAGAAGCCCAAAAATAAGTGCTACCATCAATAGCTTCAAAATCTTTATTATGATCTCTTATACCTCCAGCAAGAGCCGAAAAACCGTAATCATCAGAGCCCTTAAAATAAGGCCAGCCAACTTGTGACTTTAGGACCTTACCTGCATTATTCCAGCCACCTACCGCAGCCACCAAGGTGCTCCATTCGGTCGTATCGGGTAAATGGTAGCCTTCAGGACAGATTCCTTGCACACGCCCCCAAAGGAAGCATCGTTTCCCGTATCCACAATCAAGCGGATCATCTAGATCTTGTGAAAGTTTTACAGAATCTATTGCAGCAGTCCATGAGTAAAGGCGTCCAAAAGTCTTGCAATTTATTGGATTATTACCATAGCACCAGTTTCGATTCAAAAGGCTCGGCGT is a window encoding:
- a CDS encoding fibrobacter succinogenes major paralogous domain-containing protein yields the protein MFRDVFTFALVFAIVSMFSACSDDKVAGGSSDDAGIIADLNVAGVAQKGPFAKGSEVTVRGIDCKTMEFTDEIFEGSVKNNMGEFVVNNVNLSTTCAVVEVTGEYRSEMTGKKVSDKLTLRALTNLKDRTYVNVNLLTNLEYERVMYYVAEKGEAFDKAKELAENDVLAAFGMAGESTEFESLDIFGTSDADATLLAISVLMQGDVDVKTLAERLDKFSDSFAKSGEWDDSDTKTAIADWIADAVATDVMDSIRKNMENWGFANEIPDFEKVVEKFVGDSSTNDSNVMTDARDGQTYKTVKIGNQVWMAENLNFETDSSYCYNDSAEYCTKYGRLYSWAAANKACPEGWHLPTIDEFETLFTTVGGQSTAGKKLKSASGWIKDGNGTDDYSFTALPAGGRSTNESFYGGDGGAYFWSSTEYGKNRSYYIFLKYQNDEADEVDYYRDDGMSVRCVKGYVVTKEWSWDVPLAARFNPNIKYDSMVDPRDKRVYRVVKIEVKERDYSKVWMAENLNYDDSVKTPSLKGKSWCYRDSAKYCEVSGRYYTWAAAIDSVALASDTVAPLDCGYGKTCEIGEQRIQGICPDGWHLPNRDEWGWLSVYLGNAGVSGDSLKALTGWDYAGTENNNGVDAYGFTALPTGRRVSDTSWSNIGSDVYYWSSQEYSANEAQYSNMNNIYTKFYLYQGAKYYGQSVRCVKD
- a CDS encoding TIGR02147 family protein — its product is MKAIVEYTDYRKFIQDYYDERKRESAFTWREFAQNAGFASAIFLKYVAEGKKNLSISAASSVANAMGLAGFEKTYFVLMVTYAHAKGDEAKMVAFEKRCALARAHKVRVLGGEEFDYYKSWKNPLLRELAPHMPGARPAEMARACKPKISTAEAVETLDFLEDANLLKKDRNGNYVQTDKSISMGSVDAVPIAAKDLQRQMGELAVKALDLPLAERSMSGVVVGLTQDSYERIKKELLEFRRRIIAIATESNETQRVYRLNLQLFPISENLEVANKTLKNKEEGNEKKRA
- a CDS encoding GLUG motif-containing protein is translated as MRLIFATAVALFAVQAFAANGIMKGDGSTAKPFQIEDYEDLKSIGKNAYLYSSNYIVTKDIDASASEHEYCNGHVCNSFIAIGQVQNSTVIIPFSGSIDGQDHVIKNLRIWLPCLHYVGFIAQLEGSLSNLKFEHLRVYGGYDTDYAPHSDYVGGVVGLSKGQITNVHVKDGHVEGLRYVGGLVGQLETNKSFVSNSSFEGVVQGRRNVGGLIGTLEGHVQESFADVEIFVGINNESKNVGGLVGESNSRVYPSITKSYAMGIIVPEVEKAASNIGGLVGLNEDGFVELSYASVDIMSFNQGYFSECIGGLVGLNKAKISEAYATGNVTGYETVGGLVGKNSRGGQIEYSYATGSVKVLRNKYMEIGGFAGGNWGSIYGSYSVGKIELPDDRDTAYLYVSGFSEGDSVNSCYWNVDLAGIDTSKVGIGLSDSAMKHLSSFVGWENMSKCNFKIEYEGTVFDIYETCDFYELGTRDTLGIWNIDEGESYPYLANLGKNAKATANIIAVAVPTKAAKWQEKPIVAAEKDVGYELFGKWLELVRLNEAKDSIYYSYRIGYANESDTVWGTISYMAVPNHIEIATFDDLKKIGNFMSHPLFANYELVEDIDASSSNFTPIGEERKPFTGTFEGNNHVIEGLTVDTQNQFYAGLFGFASQSSIKNLVFKNSKVSGGEYAGVLGGQIEKSFISNVVSYDGNVKGDDQVGGLIGAAYKDSILKVGSTGSVKGARNVGGLIGCFASYLKDGYAVSVVKGHEDVGGAIGGANARLLIGDTVYNVYSASILKGPKDNLNGVIGDHINNHDGIFENLYYDGGLTQIVHAYNWNVTEGTVLSSEQMLHQASFENFDFNGVWTIQEGKSYPYFKGTDAVLPGKFVDDGSVNVLLGEGTEESPYLISRYNDLKYIGKYEYKTDLYYKLTDNIYVWENEREDCNSDGTECKGFEPIPEFSGVFIGDNKMITGLYINRPDEDSVGLFRSLSPTAKVTGLMLDSLVIKGKNYAGGLAGVDKGASIERVWIFNSTIQGNSYVGMLFGSKKGGSASLVIADGNAIGEKYVGAVAGESQKASYMNDIAMATVTGESYVGGFSGIDSASTYKNLYAISHVQGNSKTGNLVGSSSGSTFTSVYYDKEVWQYNQSSVGKALTTAEMLDVSSYKDWDFENVWTKKDADYYPRLIWAGTDVRPVRDGERELKYEMKGSGTEKDPFLVKTYDDLKVIGYGKYKMSAIYSLANDIDASASLNEEYYIHYADGSSRCSVWHGFATIGVYRDNCYKLFGALYDRDGESTFTGVFHGNGYSIKNLHMGNVGLFRTIGEEAKVDSLSIVLTDSSRVSGILAQKNYGLVNAVHVKGPIERAGLVFENNGTIVNSSTTVAKGSISGAALVYKNNGVIENCHTTGAFIFHGGRRSGLVDTNKGTIIKSFAMIDSTEALVYENYGTIDRAYIIGHENDVFVNQNNKSIENCYAIGVQYFVYTNRPENEKDGIKNSFIASNSCQFNYHALNDSKTFENVFFETSSKFCYIEDEKYYGQALDSIGIRTKNNFTGFDFESIWDIKEGITYPMLRGLPNVFYAGKVDLKYDADKFKVSAVRADLQKNAIVFDPSYTLVVKFDSTSEKRLDSLEKAGAVASGNFNIDYRVGIVFAGDTLWSDAAQTKLTLNGSVKLIAQKSRGRFNVAFNGNLVSLRYELPKSGNVKFSLVDMQGRVVRAFDLGRRAAGGYFETLDAAEIARGRYIGFLQVGGKAVEKTVLLK